A genomic stretch from Desulfonatronospira thiodismutans ASO3-1 includes:
- the ftsA gene encoding cell division protein FtsA: MAKSDLIVGLDLGTTKITSVVGEMTPEGVDIVGIGTSPSTGLRKGVVVNIEQTVQSIKKALEEAELMAGCEIQSVYAGIAGSHIKGFNSHGVIAVKGGEVSNRDVERVLDAAKAVAIPLDREVIHILPQEYIVDDQNGIADPLGMAGVRLEVKVHIVTGAVSSAQNIVRSCHRSGLDVSDIVLESLASSKAVLTEEEKEIGVALVDIGGGTTDVAIFGEDSIKYTGGIAIGGANLTNDIAFGLRTPMVSAEKIKVRYGCSMADMLEEEEIIEVPSVGGRSPRKLSRHVLAEICEPRMEELFLLVDQEINRSGFKNSTGAGVVLTGGAALIEGAQELAEQIFNMPTRIGYPRKVGGLKDVVNNPMYATAVGVLIYGAEKESSEKQFRIRDKNMFNRILSKMRKWFVDIK; the protein is encoded by the coding sequence ATGGCCAAATCAGACTTAATCGTTGGGCTGGATCTCGGGACCACCAAAATCACATCAGTTGTAGGGGAGATGACCCCTGAAGGGGTGGATATCGTAGGTATAGGCACCAGCCCTTCAACCGGGCTGCGCAAAGGGGTGGTGGTCAATATCGAGCAGACCGTGCAGTCCATAAAAAAGGCCCTGGAAGAAGCCGAGCTCATGGCCGGATGTGAAATCCAGTCTGTGTATGCAGGCATAGCCGGCAGCCATATCAAGGGCTTCAACAGTCATGGTGTTATAGCCGTAAAAGGCGGGGAGGTCAGCAACCGCGACGTGGAAAGGGTCCTGGACGCGGCCAAGGCAGTGGCCATCCCTCTGGACCGGGAGGTTATCCATATCCTGCCCCAGGAATACATAGTGGATGATCAAAACGGCATAGCCGACCCCCTGGGCATGGCCGGGGTACGCCTCGAGGTCAAGGTGCATATCGTCACCGGGGCCGTCAGCAGCGCTCAGAACATAGTCCGTTCCTGCCATAGAAGCGGCCTGGATGTCTCGGACATTGTCCTGGAATCTTTGGCCTCGTCCAAGGCGGTGCTTACCGAGGAAGAAAAGGAAATCGGGGTGGCCCTGGTGGATATAGGCGGCGGGACCACTGATGTGGCCATTTTCGGGGAAGACTCCATCAAATACACCGGGGGCATTGCCATCGGCGGGGCCAACCTGACCAACGACATAGCTTTCGGCCTGCGCACCCCCATGGTGTCTGCGGAAAAGATCAAGGTCAGGTACGGCTGCTCCATGGCGGACATGCTGGAGGAGGAAGAAATAATCGAGGTCCCCAGTGTAGGGGGAAGATCCCCCAGGAAACTCTCCAGGCACGTGCTGGCTGAAATTTGCGAACCCAGGATGGAGGAACTTTTCCTCCTGGTGGACCAGGAAATAAACCGCTCGGGGTTCAAGAATTCCACCGGGGCCGGGGTGGTGCTCACCGGGGGCGCGGCCCTGATAGAGGGTGCCCAGGAACTGGCGGAACAGATATTCAACATGCCCACCCGCATCGGGTATCCCCGCAAGGTGGGCGGACTCAAGGACGTGGTCAACAACCCCATGTACGCCACTGCAGTGGGAGTACTTATTTACGGGGCGGAAAAGGAAAGCTCGGAAAAACAGTTCCGCATCCGGGACAAAAACATGTTCAACCGTATACTTAGCAAAATGCGCAAGTGGTTTGTTGATATAAAATAG
- a CDS encoding cell division protein FtsQ/DivIB has protein sequence MTARRTRTRRNTGSQHSPRPVGVLRRFFSAVTGLLGLVLVLCLSLGILVLVSAALIHGYRYATSSEYLALQEIEIKGNQRLTYAEVLRLMQVDTGENMLKLNISRMQKNLADSPWIKQARVRRDFPDQLHVDIQEKQAYFWVQNDHNLYYADKKGRTIDRLSPERLVSLPVLHLHDGAGSRHVAEIVTTLERRRFPFSIQDISWIRITETGRAHMYIHGLDLELSLDCRELEPQTDKLNLVWNDLRRRQDIDAVKRITVAGENAWVAYRRQAKPENQGK, from the coding sequence TTGACCGCAAGGCGAACCCGGACAAGGCGCAATACCGGCAGCCAGCACAGTCCAAGGCCTGTTGGTGTGCTGCGCAGATTTTTTTCAGCCGTGACAGGACTTCTGGGGCTGGTACTGGTCCTTTGCCTGAGCCTGGGAATACTTGTCCTGGTGAGCGCGGCCCTTATCCACGGCTATCGCTACGCCACCAGCAGTGAGTACCTGGCTCTGCAGGAGATTGAAATCAAGGGCAATCAGCGCCTGACTTACGCTGAAGTCCTGAGGCTCATGCAGGTGGATACAGGCGAAAACATGCTTAAGCTGAATATATCCCGAATGCAGAAAAACCTGGCTGACAGCCCCTGGATCAAGCAGGCCAGGGTCAGGCGTGACTTTCCTGATCAGCTGCACGTGGATATCCAGGAGAAGCAGGCTTATTTCTGGGTCCAGAACGACCACAACCTTTATTACGCAGATAAAAAGGGCCGGACCATAGACCGCTTGAGTCCCGAGAGACTTGTTTCACTGCCGGTTCTGCACCTGCATGATGGGGCCGGGTCCAGGCATGTGGCCGAAATTGTAACCACGCTGGAAAGAAGAAGATTTCCCTTTTCCATCCAGGACATATCCTGGATCCGCATCACCGAGACCGGCAGGGCGCACATGTACATCCATGGACTGGACCTGGAACTGTCTCTTGATTGCCGTGAACTTGAGCCGCAGACGGATAAACTCAATCTGGTATGGAACGACCTGCGCCGCAGGCAGGATATTGACGCTGTAAAGAGGATAACCGTGGCCGGAGAAAATGCCTGGGTGGCTTATCGCCGGCAGGCTAAACCAGAAAATCAAGGAAAGTAG
- the murB gene encoding UDP-N-acetylmuramate dehydrogenase produces MSTLKLGGVALAALYPEDEQDLEEINRNWAGKGLRCMYLGKGSNVLFTENNKDLVLVRWQGRTMPESRVQDKDRVLVLVDAGYPLPRLLGWCASRGLSGLEGLAGIPGSVGGAMAMNAGSHGVEICSLLTRIWIWTPEDGTKKLRAGQFSFGYRWFKPEGDPENFLVTAAEISLTPSRTRDVQDSIKRFYLRKKSAQPVLAATAGCVFKNPPGLEPAGKLLEQAGFRGRQNKGVAFSSKHANFLVNLGHGSSSQALDLIAEAREKVFEMSGHELQLEIKTV; encoded by the coding sequence ATGTCTACCCTGAAACTCGGGGGAGTGGCCCTGGCGGCACTTTACCCGGAAGATGAACAGGATCTGGAAGAAATAAACCGCAACTGGGCCGGCAAAGGCCTGCGCTGCATGTACCTGGGCAAAGGCAGCAACGTTCTTTTCACTGAGAATAATAAAGACCTGGTGCTGGTCAGATGGCAGGGGCGCACTATGCCTGAGAGCCGCGTCCAGGACAAAGACCGGGTGCTGGTCCTGGTGGATGCAGGATATCCCCTGCCCCGCCTCCTTGGATGGTGCGCGTCACGGGGACTTTCAGGACTGGAGGGACTGGCCGGCATCCCCGGAAGCGTGGGCGGGGCGATGGCTATGAACGCCGGTTCCCACGGGGTGGAGATATGCAGCCTGCTGACCAGGATCTGGATCTGGACCCCGGAAGACGGAACAAAAAAGCTTAGGGCCGGACAGTTCAGCTTCGGGTACAGGTGGTTCAAGCCGGAGGGTGATCCGGAAAATTTTCTGGTGACCGCCGCTGAAATATCCTTGACACCATCCAGGACCCGGGACGTGCAGGACAGCATAAAAAGGTTCTACCTGCGCAAGAAAAGTGCTCAGCCGGTGCTGGCCGCCACCGCTGGATGCGTGTTCAAAAACCCCCCGGGTCTGGAGCCGGCCGGAAAACTGCTGGAGCAGGCCGGATTCAGGGGCAGACAGAATAAAGGCGTGGCTTTCTCCAGCAAACATGCCAACTTTCTGGTGAACCTGGGACACGGAAGCAGTTCCCAGGCCCTGGATCTAATCGCAGAAGCCAGGGAAAAGGTATTTGAAATGTCAGGACATGAACTGCAACTGGAAATAAAGACAGTCTGA
- the ftsW gene encoding putative lipid II flippase FtsW, which produces MTSNKNAAKKQGPDLWLLFSVLILAGLGLMMILSTSAVMAERYYADKYFFFKRQLLFGLAGMLVMYLGCRINREVLYRLRYLWVAAALALLAVTVFTPWGYAAGGATRWVSLGFFNIQPLELAKVALVIYLACFFAFKQDKVKTFSVGFLPPTVITGLFCALLLLQPDFGGAVYMAGLLFLLSLVGGTRIIYLFSSSVLAGITAVVLVLQSPYRFRRWFSFLDPFQDAQDAGYQLVQSLYAFGSGGIWGMGLGEGRQKLFFLPEAHNDFIMAVVGEELGFIGVSLVFIVLGILLWRVLVICMSQSDLVDRFAGLGMGMIIILGALLNLAVVLGVIPPKGLPMPFISYGGSSLLVSFFCAGFLLNLSRSR; this is translated from the coding sequence ATGACCAGCAATAAAAACGCCGCCAAAAAACAGGGGCCGGATCTGTGGCTCCTTTTCTCGGTGCTCATTCTGGCCGGGCTCGGGCTTATGATGATCCTGAGCACCAGTGCGGTCATGGCTGAACGGTATTATGCGGACAAATACTTCTTTTTCAAACGCCAGCTCCTTTTCGGCCTGGCTGGAATGTTGGTCATGTACCTGGGTTGCAGGATCAACAGAGAAGTGCTGTACCGGCTTCGCTATCTCTGGGTGGCCGCAGCTCTTGCCCTGCTGGCGGTGACGGTTTTCACACCCTGGGGCTATGCAGCCGGAGGCGCCACCAGATGGGTAAGCCTTGGTTTTTTCAACATTCAGCCCCTGGAACTGGCCAAGGTGGCCCTGGTCATTTACCTGGCCTGCTTTTTTGCCTTCAAGCAGGACAAGGTCAAGACCTTCAGCGTGGGCTTTTTGCCGCCTACTGTGATTACCGGCTTATTCTGCGCTCTTTTGCTGCTGCAGCCCGACTTCGGAGGGGCGGTATACATGGCCGGGCTTTTATTTCTTTTGAGCCTGGTGGGAGGAACCAGGATCATTTACCTGTTCTCCTCTTCGGTGCTGGCCGGGATAACCGCCGTTGTCCTGGTGCTGCAGTCGCCCTACAGGTTCAGGAGATGGTTTTCCTTTCTGGATCCTTTTCAGGACGCCCAGGATGCAGGATATCAACTGGTACAATCCCTGTACGCCTTTGGTTCCGGGGGAATCTGGGGCATGGGGCTTGGCGAAGGTAGACAGAAGCTCTTTTTTCTGCCGGAAGCGCACAACGACTTTATTATGGCCGTGGTGGGCGAGGAACTGGGCTTTATCGGGGTATCACTGGTCTTTATCGTTCTGGGGATCCTTCTTTGGAGGGTGCTGGTCATCTGCATGTCCCAGAGTGACCTGGTGGACAGGTTTGCAGGGCTGGGCATGGGAATGATCATTATCCTGGGGGCCCTTTTAAACCTGGCGGTTGTTCTGGGGGTCATCCCTCCCAAGGGACTGCCCATGCCCTTTATCAGTTACGGAGGCAGCAGTCTGCTTGTGTCTTTCTTCTGCGCGGGCTTTCTGCTCAACCTATCCAGGAGCAGGTGA
- the murC gene encoding UDP-N-acetylmuramate--L-alanine ligase → MHNYINRIHMVGIGGSGMSGIAEVLLNLGYQVSGSDLSRGPTVKILQEQGAKVFQGHHQDNVGPAQVVVKSTAVREDNPEILQARSAGIPVIPRAEMLAELMRLKTGVAVAGTHGKTTTTSFLGTIFKEAGLDPTVIIGGRLNKYGSNALPGTGEYLIAEADESDGSFLTLLPIINIVTNIGADHLDYYRDLDEIRESFVRFMNNVPFYGLNVVCGDDPEIRQVLDRVKRPVLTYGFQEQSRLRAEILSTSPGSQFNVFHDQNFWGRVKLNHPGRHNVLNCLAAIGVAIQAGIDKQDILRSLADFGGVGRRFERKGIKDDVIVVDDYGHHPTEIAATLETARQCHPDRRLVVLFQPHRFTRTRDFFGEFCRVLAGADLLLLTEIYPASEDPIPGVNGWSLAQGVMQVARTPVRFYQSLDEAGRDLDSVLKQGDLFMTLGAGNVWQVGERFIQE, encoded by the coding sequence GTGCACAACTACATCAATCGCATACATATGGTGGGCATCGGGGGCTCCGGCATGAGCGGCATTGCCGAGGTCCTATTAAACCTTGGCTACCAGGTAAGCGGCTCGGACCTGTCCAGAGGTCCCACTGTAAAAATACTTCAGGAGCAGGGAGCAAAAGTGTTCCAGGGTCATCACCAGGACAACGTGGGCCCGGCCCAGGTGGTGGTGAAATCCACCGCAGTGCGCGAGGACAACCCCGAGATACTGCAGGCCAGATCCGCAGGGATACCGGTCATCCCCAGGGCGGAGATGCTGGCCGAGCTCATGCGGCTCAAAACCGGGGTGGCCGTGGCCGGAACCCACGGCAAGACCACCACCACGTCTTTTCTGGGAACCATTTTCAAAGAGGCCGGACTGGACCCCACGGTGATCATCGGGGGCAGGCTGAACAAGTACGGCAGCAACGCCCTGCCCGGCACAGGGGAATACCTCATAGCCGAGGCTGATGAGTCGGATGGATCATTTCTGACCCTTTTGCCCATCATCAATATTGTAACCAATATCGGCGCTGATCACCTGGATTATTACCGCGACCTGGATGAAATCCGGGAAAGCTTTGTGCGTTTTATGAACAATGTCCCCTTTTACGGACTAAATGTCGTCTGCGGCGACGACCCGGAAATCCGCCAAGTCCTGGACCGGGTCAAGCGACCGGTTCTGACCTACGGCTTCCAGGAACAAAGCCGGCTGCGTGCGGAGATCCTTTCCACCAGCCCGGGATCGCAGTTCAATGTTTTCCATGACCAGAACTTCTGGGGCCGGGTAAAGCTCAACCACCCCGGCCGGCACAACGTACTCAACTGCCTGGCCGCCATCGGAGTAGCCATACAGGCCGGGATAGACAAACAGGACATCCTGCGTTCCCTGGCCGACTTCGGCGGAGTAGGCAGGCGTTTCGAGCGCAAGGGAATAAAGGATGACGTCATAGTGGTGGACGACTACGGCCACCACCCCACGGAAATCGCGGCCACGCTGGAAACAGCCAGGCAGTGCCATCCAGATCGCAGACTGGTGGTGCTTTTCCAGCCCCACCGCTTTACCCGGACCAGGGATTTCTTCGGGGAGTTCTGCCGGGTCCTGGCTGGTGCGGACCTGCTTTTGCTCACGGAAATATATCCGGCTTCAGAGGATCCCATACCAGGTGTAAACGGGTGGAGCCTGGCCCAGGGAGTCATGCAGGTGGCCCGGACCCCGGTACGCTTTTACCAGAGCCTGGATGAGGCAGGCCGCGACCTGGACAGCGTCCTTAAACAGGGAGACCTGTTCATGACCCTGGGAGCAGGTAATGTATGGCAGGTGGGAGAAAGGTTTATCCAGGAATGA
- a CDS encoding radical SAM protein, translating into MNSKSPPLYADRRINTRAGNTCKPDQNLLQVPREDSISGPSRSKSREWGGRLPVALVFPEERSLALSTLGWQAVYMQLEEEGTFHVQRFFWDRRQGRAVNQDSDKTLSDFPLICFSLNFEGDYLNLVQSLQAEGIEVYSGNREKWPLVMAGGPVTFINPFPVMPSLDFIYVGESEDTFICIAGALKNCFLQGKDRHKTLETIAGLPGIYVSGRTSRAHRQVAESDSRRLETPAHSAFVSGQSVFRDSFLVEINRGCPHGCRFCAAGFVYRPPRTADINKLKELISGIRPRKVGLVGTALTDWPDLQEFLQWLKAQKIKFSLSSMRSDGLTSSFLEFLRRSGTRSITLAVEGISRDLRTAVNKRFDHKKFFQAVEEISRLQFNTLKLYFILGLPGESGKDFQELENFLEEMQQARFKGMGNRKKGIGLIQISASMFVPKPWTPLQWAAMISRQEFESGCRRFKKLCSRHKAVKFTSENPFQARIQGLLARGDEKVHELLLLAAEHQGSWKKALANWSRDMERYTDRQIPLEENLPWDRLDIGVKKEYLKREWRKYWQGRLTSPCPDTECSNCLRCGMQA; encoded by the coding sequence ATGAATTCGAAATCCCCTCCTTTATACGCAGACAGGCGGATTAACACCAGGGCGGGAAATACCTGCAAACCGGATCAGAATTTGCTTCAGGTTCCAAGGGAAGATTCAATCTCAGGGCCTTCCAGGTCCAAAAGCCGGGAATGGGGAGGCAGGCTTCCCGTTGCCCTGGTATTTCCTGAAGAAAGGTCTCTGGCCCTGTCCACCCTGGGGTGGCAGGCAGTGTATATGCAGCTGGAAGAGGAAGGGACCTTTCATGTCCAGCGCTTTTTCTGGGATCGCAGGCAAGGCAGGGCTGTAAACCAGGACTCGGATAAAACATTGTCCGATTTTCCCCTTATCTGCTTCAGCCTGAACTTTGAGGGTGATTACCTGAACCTGGTGCAGAGCCTGCAGGCTGAAGGAATTGAGGTTTACTCCGGCAACAGGGAAAAGTGGCCCCTGGTCATGGCCGGAGGGCCGGTCACCTTTATAAATCCCTTTCCGGTCATGCCCAGCCTGGACTTTATCTATGTGGGGGAGTCGGAAGACACTTTTATTTGTATAGCCGGTGCACTTAAAAACTGCTTTTTACAGGGAAAAGACAGACACAAGACCCTGGAGACCATCGCCGGATTACCCGGAATTTATGTATCCGGGCGGACAAGCAGGGCACACAGGCAGGTGGCTGAGTCAGACTCACGCCGGCTTGAAACTCCGGCGCACTCGGCCTTTGTCTCGGGGCAAAGCGTGTTCAGGGACAGTTTTCTGGTGGAGATAAACCGGGGATGCCCCCACGGATGCCGCTTCTGTGCAGCAGGCTTCGTGTACAGGCCCCCGCGTACAGCTGACATAAATAAGCTCAAGGAGCTGATATCCGGGATACGTCCCAGGAAGGTGGGCTTAGTGGGCACTGCCCTGACGGACTGGCCTGACCTGCAGGAATTTCTTCAGTGGCTTAAAGCACAAAAAATTAAATTTTCCCTGTCCTCAATGCGCTCTGATGGCCTGACCAGCAGTTTTCTTGAATTTCTGCGCCGCAGCGGCACCCGGAGTATAACCCTGGCTGTGGAAGGTATTAGCCGGGATCTGCGTACGGCTGTAAACAAGCGCTTTGACCACAAAAAATTTTTCCAGGCCGTGGAAGAGATAAGCAGGCTGCAGTTCAACACCCTGAAACTCTATTTCATCCTTGGACTGCCCGGGGAATCCGGCAAAGATTTTCAGGAACTGGAGAACTTTCTGGAAGAAATGCAGCAGGCCCGGTTCAAAGGGATGGGCAACAGGAAAAAAGGCATCGGACTGATACAGATAAGCGCCTCCATGTTTGTGCCCAAGCCCTGGACCCCGCTGCAGTGGGCAGCCATGATCTCCAGGCAGGAGTTTGAATCCGGATGCAGGCGGTTTAAAAAACTCTGTTCCAGGCACAAGGCAGTTAAGTTCACCTCTGAAAACCCTTTTCAGGCCCGTATTCAAGGACTTCTGGCCCGGGGGGACGAAAAAGTGCACGAACTATTGCTCCTGGCGGCTGAGCACCAGGGCAGCTGGAAAAAAGCCCTGGCGAACTGGTCCAGGGACATGGAGCGTTACACTGACAGGCAGATCCCCCTGGAGGAAAACCTTCCATGGGACAGGCTGGACATCGGGGTGAAAAAGGAATACCTCAAGCGCGAATGGCGGAAATACTGGCAGGGAAGGCTCACCTCGCCCTGCCCTGATACAGAATGCAGCAACTGCCTTAGATGCGGAATGCAGGCATAG
- the ftsZ gene encoding cell division protein FtsZ — translation MEYQEIQMDGNARIKVVGVGGGGSNAVNNMICSAMKGVTFIVANTDLQALKHSQAEYKVQLGENLTKGLGAGADPQVGKEAAEESIDHIREVLDGCDMVFVTAGMGGGTGTGAAPVIARVAKEMGALTVAVVTKPFYFEGKRRRGQGESGISELKDVVDSIITIPNDRLLSLASKKASFLEMLKKADEVLYYGVKGISDLIMVPGLINLDFADVKAVMSEMGLAMMGTGIATGEGRAREAAMKAITSPLLEDVSIDGAKGVLMNVTCGMDLAIDEVSEAAEIIHESADEDAQIYFGTVFDENIEDEIRITVIATGIEDEHSSSERTSSKVTDLSKVQKGQNNARQRPRNMSVDPDGKDNLNIPAYIRRSRNNQDQAPIESVKQNKTRQKKGEEFIFDEDEFEIPSFIRRQAD, via the coding sequence ATGGAATACCAGGAAATCCAGATGGACGGCAACGCCAGGATAAAGGTGGTCGGCGTCGGCGGCGGCGGAAGCAACGCCGTCAACAACATGATCTGCTCGGCCATGAAGGGGGTTACCTTCATTGTGGCCAACACAGACCTGCAGGCCCTGAAGCACTCCCAGGCGGAATATAAGGTCCAGCTGGGGGAAAACCTGACCAAGGGCCTCGGCGCCGGCGCAGACCCACAGGTGGGCAAAGAGGCGGCTGAAGAAAGTATCGATCACATCCGGGAGGTCCTGGACGGCTGCGACATGGTCTTTGTAACCGCCGGAATGGGAGGTGGAACCGGAACCGGAGCCGCCCCGGTCATCGCCAGGGTGGCCAAGGAAATGGGCGCTTTGACCGTCGCAGTAGTGACCAAGCCCTTCTATTTTGAGGGCAAGCGCAGGCGCGGACAGGGAGAAAGCGGGATCTCAGAACTCAAGGACGTGGTGGACAGCATCATCACCATCCCCAATGACCGCCTGCTTTCCCTGGCTTCCAAGAAGGCCTCCTTTCTGGAGATGCTCAAGAAGGCCGACGAGGTCCTTTACTACGGCGTAAAAGGCATATCCGACCTGATCATGGTCCCGGGGCTCATCAACCTGGACTTTGCCGACGTCAAGGCGGTCATGTCCGAGATGGGTCTGGCCATGATGGGCACAGGCATAGCCACTGGAGAAGGCCGGGCCAGGGAAGCGGCCATGAAGGCCATAACCAGCCCGCTTCTGGAAGATGTTTCCATTGACGGGGCCAAGGGCGTACTGATGAATGTCACCTGCGGCATGGACCTGGCCATTGACGAGGTCAGCGAAGCAGCGGAAATCATACATGAGTCCGCTGACGAAGACGCCCAGATCTATTTTGGAACGGTGTTCGACGAAAACATCGAGGACGAGATCCGCATTACAGTCATAGCCACCGGAATCGAGGATGAACATTCCTCATCTGAGCGCACCTCGTCCAAGGTCACTGATCTCTCCAAGGTGCAGAAGGGTCAAAACAATGCCAGGCAAAGGCCCAGGAACATGTCTGTGGATCCCGATGGCAAGGACAACCTGAATATCCCGGCCTACATCCGGCGCAGCAGGAACAATCAGGACCAGGCACCCATTGAAAGTGTAAAGCAGAACAAGACCAGGCAGAAAAAGGGAGAGGAATTCATATTCGACGAAGATGAATTCGAAATCCCCTCCTTTATACGCAGACAGGCGGATTAA
- the murG gene encoding undecaprenyldiphospho-muramoylpentapeptide beta-N-acetylglucosaminyltransferase, whose amino-acid sequence MLNKVLIATGGTGGHIYPALSVARKIKELYPSCRVVFAGGLYGSEKDIIPQAGFEFKAFPAKGVLGRGIKSLGSVWWVSRSLAKSYFLLRSLRPDVVVGFGGYAGFIPVLTARMMKIPTAIHEQNSLPGMTNRVLGRKVKKVMLSYEDIKNFFPPEKVVQTGNPVRTELLEHQYASHGMHQPGKRLLVLGGSQGASAINSAVLERLDELKAMEVRIWHQTGERDYEMVKEAYQEKYPEARVDAYIQDMAGAYDFADLVLSRAGASTISELCVAGKACVLIPFPHATHDHQMINARYLEDAGAAMVLDQSYLDQVNLARVITDLLAMPEKIRDMGRAAKKISHPEAAQNIVQELVSLKTGK is encoded by the coding sequence ATGCTGAACAAAGTGCTTATTGCCACCGGGGGTACAGGAGGACATATTTACCCGGCCCTGTCCGTGGCCAGAAAAATAAAGGAACTTTATCCCTCCTGCAGGGTGGTGTTCGCAGGCGGGCTATACGGTTCTGAAAAGGATATCATCCCGCAGGCTGGATTCGAATTCAAGGCATTTCCAGCCAAAGGAGTACTGGGCAGGGGCATAAAGTCCCTGGGTTCCGTATGGTGGGTAAGCAGAAGTCTGGCCAAAAGCTATTTCCTGCTGCGCTCCCTGAGACCGGACGTGGTGGTGGGCTTCGGTGGATATGCCGGGTTCATCCCGGTACTTACCGCCAGAATGATGAAAATACCCACGGCCATACATGAGCAGAACAGCCTGCCCGGGATGACCAACCGGGTCCTGGGACGCAAGGTAAAAAAAGTCATGCTCAGCTATGAGGACATAAAGAACTTTTTTCCACCGGAAAAGGTGGTTCAGACAGGAAACCCAGTGCGTACCGAGCTTTTGGAGCACCAGTATGCTTCACACGGAATGCACCAGCCCGGAAAAAGGCTCCTGGTCCTGGGAGGCAGCCAGGGGGCCAGCGCCATAAACTCCGCGGTCCTGGAACGCCTTGATGAATTAAAGGCCATGGAGGTCAGGATATGGCATCAGACCGGGGAAAGAGACTATGAAATGGTGAAAGAGGCTTACCAGGAAAAGTATCCGGAAGCCAGAGTTGATGCATACATACAGGATATGGCCGGGGCCTATGATTTTGCGGACCTGGTGCTCAGCCGGGCCGGGGCTTCCACCATCTCCGAGCTTTGCGTGGCCGGAAAGGCCTGTGTGCTCATACCTTTTCCCCATGCCACGCATGATCACCAGATGATCAACGCCAGATACCTGGAAGATGCCGGCGCAGCCATGGTTCTGGACCAGAGCTACCTGGACCAGGTCAACCTGGCCCGGGTCATCACCGATCTTCTGGCTATGCCGGAAAAAATAAGAGACATGGGCAGGGCCGCAAAAAAAATAAGCCACCCCGAGGCAGCACAAAACATAGTCCAGGAACTGGTAAGTCTTAAAACAGGAAAATAA
- the murD gene encoding UDP-N-acetylmuramoyl-L-alanine--D-glutamate ligase translates to MQEMVHKDQLKGHKAVVVGAGRSGLSAAALLESLGAGVRLLEKRTDFDVSQLDSRGLFNVEPVLGEHRPEHFQGADLVVVSPGISLAMVRGLCPAGQTVISELELASWFISEPVIAVTGTNGKTTTCMLIQKVLEKAGRRVFTGGNIGTPLSDHVLSGKRADILVLEVSSFQLQGCSGFTPHVGVLLNFSANHLDHHESEDEYFRAKMQLFARQGPMDLAVLPLDLRARVESDFRIKSNITYFAPTGRFHCPGLPGAHNQANMEAAMLACGFVDVSRNIFDQALLEFVPPPHRQEVFLQDKGVRYINDSKATTLEAMTAALKAFDSPIRLLAGGRYKGGDFSLLAGTLQEKAAKVYLFGDSREIFEDAWKNSADMEHFADLEQAAARAVQEAGPGDNVLLSPGTSSFDLFNNYQERGEAFKVAVRKATGITLQ, encoded by the coding sequence ATGCAGGAGATGGTGCACAAAGATCAGTTGAAAGGCCACAAGGCGGTGGTAGTGGGCGCTGGCCGTTCAGGCCTGTCCGCCGCTGCCCTGCTTGAGTCCCTGGGAGCCGGGGTACGACTTCTGGAGAAGCGAACCGACTTTGATGTCTCCCAGCTGGATTCCAGAGGGTTGTTCAACGTGGAGCCTGTCCTGGGAGAGCACAGACCGGAGCATTTCCAGGGCGCGGACCTGGTGGTGGTCAGTCCCGGCATCTCCCTGGCCATGGTCAGGGGTCTTTGCCCGGCAGGCCAGACCGTGATCTCGGAGCTTGAGCTGGCTTCCTGGTTCATTTCCGAACCTGTCATCGCCGTCACCGGCACCAACGGCAAGACCACCACCTGCATGCTCATTCAAAAAGTCCTGGAAAAAGCCGGACGCAGGGTGTTCACCGGCGGCAACATAGGAACCCCGTTGAGCGATCATGTGCTTTCGGGAAAAAGAGCCGACATACTGGTCCTGGAGGTAAGCAGCTTTCAGCTACAAGGCTGCAGCGGGTTTACCCCGCACGTGGGTGTGCTGCTCAACTTCTCCGCCAACCACCTGGATCACCATGAAAGCGAAGACGAGTATTTCAGAGCCAAGATGCAGCTCTTTGCCCGCCAGGGCCCCATGGACCTGGCTGTACTGCCCCTGGACCTGAGAGCAAGGGTGGAGTCTGATTTCAGAATCAAAAGCAATATCACCTACTTTGCCCCCACGGGAAGATTTCATTGCCCCGGCCTGCCCGGGGCACACAACCAGGCCAATATGGAGGCGGCCATGCTGGCCTGCGGCTTTGTGGACGTAAGCAGAAATATCTTTGACCAGGCCCTGCTTGAATTTGTCCCCCCGCCGCACCGGCAGGAGGTGTTTCTACAGGACAAAGGGGTGCGCTACATCAATGACTCCAAGGCTACCACTCTGGAAGCCATGACAGCCGCCCTCAAGGCCTTTGACTCACCCATCAGGCTGCTGGCCGGGGGAAGATACAAGGGCGGGGACTTTTCCCTGCTGGCCGGCACCCTGCAGGAAAAGGCGGCCAAGGTTTACCTCTTCGGCGACAGCCGGGAGATATTTGAAGACGCCTGGAAAAACAGCGCTGACATGGAGCACTTCGCGGACCTGGAGCAGGCCGCAGCCAGGGCGGTGCAGGAAGCAGGTCCCGGAGACAATGTACTTTTGTCCCCCGGCACCTCGAGCTTTGATCTTTTCAATAATTACCAGGAGCGAGGGGAGGCCTTCAAGGTAGCCGTGAGAAAGGCAACCGGCATAACACTGCAGTGA